Proteins from a genomic interval of Diaphorobacter sp. HDW4A:
- a CDS encoding 3-hydroxybutyrate dehydrogenase has product MPAVEKILEQQEVADLKNRVALVTGGNSGIGHAIAKRLARDGADVVINGIVSDEEGGAVALELASAHGVSARYLRADLRNPAEIETMIRAVEQEHGAIQILVNNAGMQHVSNIEDFPVDKWNDMLALNLSASFHTIRLALPAMRKHGWGRIINMASISGLRGRAGKVAYNATKHGLIGLTKSVALETATTDITCNAICPGWALTALVQKQVDALAARESLDNEAATRMLLGARQPSGRFVTVDQLASLASYLCSDDAQEVRGAAWTMDGATTAA; this is encoded by the coding sequence ATGCCCGCAGTTGAAAAAATTCTGGAGCAGCAAGAAGTGGCAGATCTGAAGAACCGTGTGGCCCTGGTGACAGGTGGCAATTCCGGCATTGGCCATGCCATCGCCAAGCGCTTGGCGCGCGACGGCGCCGACGTGGTGATCAACGGCATCGTGAGCGATGAAGAAGGCGGCGCGGTGGCACTGGAGCTCGCCTCCGCCCATGGCGTGAGCGCCCGCTACCTTCGCGCCGACCTGCGCAACCCCGCCGAGATCGAGACCATGATCCGCGCCGTGGAGCAGGAACATGGCGCGATCCAGATTCTGGTGAACAACGCCGGCATGCAGCACGTGAGCAACATCGAGGACTTCCCCGTAGACAAGTGGAACGACATGCTGGCGCTGAACCTCTCAGCGAGCTTCCACACCATCCGCCTCGCGCTGCCCGCCATGCGCAAGCACGGCTGGGGCCGCATCATCAACATGGCCTCGATCAGCGGCCTGCGTGGGCGTGCGGGCAAGGTGGCTTACAACGCCACCAAGCACGGCCTGATCGGCCTGACCAAGTCAGTGGCGCTGGAGACCGCCACCACCGACATCACCTGCAACGCGATCTGCCCCGGCTGGGCGCTCACCGCGCTGGTGCAAAAGCAGGTGGACGCGCTCGCCGCACGCGAATCGCTCGACAATGAGGCCGCCACGCGCATGCTGCTGGGCGCGCGCCAGCCCTCGGGCCGCTTCGTCACCGTCGACCAGCTCGCCTCGCTCGCCTCCTATCTGTGCTCCGACGATGCGCAGGAAGTGCGCGGCGCCGCCTGGACCATGGACGGCGCGACCACCGCCGCCTGA
- a CDS encoding LysR family transcriptional regulator produces MELRHLRGFLAVAQEQSFTRAADKLHMAQPPLSQRIRELEEELGVKLFERCTRRVHLTQAGETFLEGVQSLFLQLDKAVEACRLVERGDTGMLRVGYTGRASQQLLPRLVLHFRQRYPDVQLDIQGPHPTGLLRSRLLDGQLDVALCFLPLRDTQIDSRSFISSEFMLALPASHPLAGEAHVPLAALAAEPFVGYPSNQGFHLRDVMDAACRDAGFTPHVVHESETSQVLICHIAAGTGVSVIPAELQALEHLGGVVFKSLGDDALRLEHGMAWLKSNRNPALRNLLGLDLTENPSPGTR; encoded by the coding sequence ATGGAATTGCGGCATTTGAGAGGTTTTCTGGCGGTGGCGCAGGAGCAGAGCTTCACCCGTGCGGCCGACAAGCTGCACATGGCGCAGCCGCCGCTGAGCCAGCGCATTCGCGAGCTGGAGGAGGAGCTGGGCGTGAAGCTCTTCGAGCGCTGCACCCGTCGCGTGCATCTCACGCAGGCAGGCGAGACCTTCCTGGAGGGCGTGCAGTCGCTGTTTCTGCAGCTCGACAAGGCGGTGGAGGCCTGCCGGTTGGTGGAGCGCGGCGACACCGGCATGCTGCGCGTGGGCTACACCGGCCGCGCCAGCCAGCAACTGCTGCCGCGCCTCGTGCTGCACTTTCGTCAGCGCTATCCCGACGTGCAGCTCGACATTCAGGGTCCGCATCCCACGGGGCTGTTGCGCTCGCGGCTGCTCGATGGTCAGCTGGACGTGGCGCTGTGCTTTCTGCCCTTGCGCGACACGCAGATCGACTCGCGCAGCTTCATCAGCAGCGAATTCATGCTGGCCCTGCCCGCGAGCCACCCGCTCGCAGGGGAGGCGCATGTGCCGCTGGCGGCGCTGGCCGCCGAGCCCTTCGTCGGTTATCCGTCCAATCAGGGCTTTCACCTGCGCGACGTCATGGACGCTGCCTGCCGCGATGCGGGTTTCACCCCGCATGTGGTGCACGAGAGCGAGACCTCACAGGTGCTGATCTGCCACATCGCGGCGGGCACGGGTGTATCGGTCATTCCCGCCGAGCTGCAGGCGCTGGAGCATCTGGGCGGCGTGGTGTTCAAGTCGCTCGGCGACGACGCGCTGCGTCTTGAGCACGGCATGGCTTGGCTCAAGAGCAACCGCAACCCCGCGCTGCGCAATTTGCTGGGGCTTGATCTGACCGAAAACCCCTCGCCGGGCACCCGGTAG
- the recQ gene encoding DNA helicase RecQ, with translation MLSKRESSGLSPAQFVLNDVFGYEQFRGSQEAIIEHVIAGGDALVLMPTGGGKSLCYQVPAIVRRDAGKGVAIVVSPLIALMHDQVGALHEAGVDAAFLNSTLDWPSTLDVENRVSRGEITLLYAAPERLNTDRFLGLLDGLYERGQLGLFAIDEAHCVSQWGHDFRPEYRALSVLHNRYPGVPRIALTATADDLTRADIVEGLKLQDARQFVSSFDRPNIRYTIVEKKEPLAQLLKFIEREHLGDAGVVYCQSRKRVEELAAGLVEAGITALPYHAGLPQEVRQQNQDRFLREDGIVMTATIAFGMGIDKPDVRFVAHVDMPKNIEGYYQETGRAGRDGLPADAWMVYGLNDVVNQRRMIDDSPATEEFKQIMRGKLDALLGLAEATDCRRVRLLSYFGEHSEPCGNCDNCLHPPEVWDGTDAARKLLSTIYRVQEASGIAFGTGHIMDIVRGKDTDKVKQFGHEKLSTFGLGPEYSEPQLRGVLRQLLATGAVGLQKVQLESGYSFDTLSLTHGSRPVLRGEQPVLLREAMASAGKRTKKKTGVKLSVAAESLNQDGQVRFINLKAWRAEVAREHNLPAYVIFHDATLAAIAERNPASLEDLQGITGIGTKKLEAYGAEVLRVCVSPG, from the coding sequence ATGCTATCGAAAAGAGAGAGTTCCGGTTTGTCTCCCGCGCAGTTTGTTCTCAATGATGTCTTCGGCTACGAGCAATTCCGTGGCTCCCAGGAGGCGATCATCGAGCATGTGATCGCGGGTGGCGACGCTCTCGTGCTCATGCCCACCGGTGGTGGCAAGTCGCTGTGCTACCAGGTCCCGGCCATCGTGCGCCGCGATGCGGGCAAGGGCGTGGCCATCGTGGTCTCGCCGCTGATCGCGCTGATGCACGACCAGGTCGGCGCGCTGCACGAGGCGGGCGTGGACGCCGCGTTTCTCAATTCGACGCTCGACTGGCCTTCCACGCTGGATGTGGAAAACCGCGTCTCGCGCGGCGAGATCACCTTGCTCTATGCCGCGCCCGAGCGGCTCAACACCGACCGTTTTCTGGGCCTGCTCGACGGCCTTTACGAGCGCGGCCAGTTGGGGTTGTTTGCCATCGACGAGGCCCACTGCGTGAGCCAGTGGGGCCATGATTTTCGGCCCGAATACCGTGCGCTCTCGGTGCTGCACAACCGCTATCCCGGCGTGCCGCGCATCGCGCTCACCGCCACCGCCGACGACCTTACGCGCGCGGACATCGTCGAAGGCCTCAAGCTGCAGGACGCGCGCCAGTTCGTCAGCAGCTTCGACCGGCCCAACATCCGCTACACCATCGTCGAGAAGAAGGAGCCGCTCGCGCAGTTGCTCAAGTTCATCGAGCGCGAACATCTGGGCGATGCGGGCGTGGTCTATTGCCAGTCACGCAAGCGCGTGGAAGAACTCGCGGCGGGGCTGGTGGAGGCGGGCATCACCGCGCTGCCTTACCACGCCGGTCTGCCGCAGGAAGTGCGCCAGCAGAATCAGGACCGCTTTCTGCGCGAGGACGGCATCGTGATGACCGCCACCATCGCCTTTGGCATGGGCATCGACAAGCCCGATGTGCGCTTTGTCGCCCATGTGGACATGCCCAAGAACATCGAGGGCTACTACCAGGAAACCGGCCGCGCGGGCCGCGACGGCCTGCCTGCGGATGCGTGGATGGTTTACGGCCTCAACGACGTGGTGAATCAGCGCCGCATGATCGACGACAGCCCCGCCACCGAGGAGTTCAAGCAGATCATGCGCGGCAAGCTCGACGCGCTGCTCGGCCTCGCCGAAGCCACCGACTGCCGCCGCGTGCGTCTGCTCTCCTACTTCGGAGAGCACTCCGAGCCATGCGGCAATTGCGACAACTGCCTGCATCCGCCCGAAGTCTGGGACGGCACCGACGCCGCACGCAAGCTGCTCTCGACCATCTATCGCGTGCAGGAAGCCAGCGGCATCGCCTTCGGCACCGGCCACATCATGGACATCGTGCGCGGTAAGGACACCGACAAGGTCAAGCAGTTCGGCCACGAAAAGCTCTCCACCTTCGGCCTCGGCCCCGAGTATTCCGAACCGCAACTGCGCGGCGTGCTGCGCCAGCTGCTCGCGACCGGCGCGGTCGGTCTGCAGAAGGTGCAGCTGGAAAGCGGCTACAGCTTCGACACCCTGAGCCTCACCCACGGCTCGCGCCCCGTGCTGCGCGGCGAACAACCCGTGCTGCTGCGCGAGGCCATGGCCAGCGCGGGCAAGCGCACCAAGAAGAAAACCGGCGTCAAGCTGTCGGTCGCCGCCGAGAGCCTCAACCAGGACGGCCAGGTGCGCTTCATCAACCTCAAGGCCTGGCGTGCCGAGGTTGCCCGCGAACACAACCTGCCCGCCTACGTCATCTTCCACGACGCCACCCTCGCAGCCATCGCCGAGCGCAACCCCGCCTCTCTCGAAGACCTGCAGGGCATCACGGGCATCGGCACCAAGAAGCTCGAGGCCTATGGCGCGGAAGTGCTGCGGGTCTGCGTGAGCCCGGGCTGA
- a CDS encoding helicase C-terminal domain-containing protein, whose product MTTTQLLADPQPLVYSVAVRELCAFTAKTGDLDLRFTPAPSAQEGIAGHGKVTARRDVASYESEILLASRFENLQVRGRVDGFDTKARRLEEIKTFKGRLDRQSPAQRELHWAQARVYGWLMCEARGFASLDIALVYFDIDSERETVFTESWSRDALRAFFEEQCSRFVAWAQLEAEHRVLRDAALRTLAFAHAEFRTGQRELAEGVYRATTKGRVLLAQAPTGIGKTAGTIFPALKAMPGQSIDRLFYLSAKTSGRQLALDALGELRSHGGGCIRVLEMVAREKACENPGSACHGDACPLACGFYDRLPDARADALAEPAQLLDQESVRSVALVHGICPYYLSQELARWVDVVVGDYNYFFDFGGLLHALTQANDWSVALLVDEAHNLMDRARGMYSATLSPQALKLASQSATAESAPRVKKALSAVKRQWSALNKEQADDYAVHEAFPPKLLNALTQCMQAIGEHFADHPDTLDADVQAFQWEVLQVQRLLESFGEHSIIDTQRQRGPQAKQGDTDISVRNIVPAPYLAERWAKVHAATLFSATLTPMQFHADLLGLPEPHATLDVGSPFRAEQLSVQVARHISTRYAHRSASIAPMVQLMAAQFAERPGNYLAFFSSYEYLEQAADALARQHPEITLWRQSRRMGEAQQREFLQQFTERSQGIGFAVLGGAFAEGIDLPGKRLIGAFLATLGLPQFNPVNEQISARMERLFAGRGYDYAYLYPGLQKVVQAAGRVIRTPQDEGVVHLIDDRFARAEVRRLLPAWWHIDAV is encoded by the coding sequence ATGACGACGACACAGCTCTTGGCTGATCCACAGCCGCTCGTCTACAGCGTCGCGGTGCGCGAGCTTTGCGCGTTCACGGCCAAGACGGGCGATCTGGATCTGCGGTTCACGCCCGCGCCGAGCGCGCAGGAAGGCATTGCAGGCCATGGCAAGGTGACGGCCAGGCGTGATGTGGCGAGCTATGAGTCGGAGATTCTGCTCGCCAGCCGCTTCGAGAATCTGCAGGTGCGAGGACGTGTCGACGGCTTTGACACCAAGGCGCGTCGGCTTGAGGAAATCAAGACTTTCAAGGGCCGGCTCGATCGTCAGTCCCCCGCGCAGCGCGAGCTGCATTGGGCACAGGCGCGCGTCTACGGTTGGCTGATGTGCGAGGCGCGGGGCTTTGCATCGCTCGACATCGCGCTGGTGTATTTCGACATCGACAGCGAACGCGAAACGGTGTTCACCGAAAGCTGGAGTCGCGATGCGCTGCGCGCTTTTTTCGAGGAGCAATGCAGCCGGTTCGTCGCCTGGGCGCAGCTTGAGGCCGAGCACCGCGTGCTGCGCGACGCGGCGCTGCGCACGCTCGCGTTCGCGCATGCTGAATTCCGCACGGGCCAGCGCGAGCTGGCCGAGGGCGTGTACCGCGCGACGACCAAGGGCCGTGTGCTGCTCGCGCAGGCGCCGACCGGCATCGGCAAGACGGCGGGCACGATCTTTCCGGCGTTGAAGGCGATGCCGGGGCAGTCCATCGACCGGCTGTTCTATCTGTCGGCCAAGACGTCCGGGCGGCAGTTGGCGCTCGACGCGCTGGGCGAGCTGCGCAGCCATGGTGGCGGGTGCATCCGCGTGCTCGAGATGGTGGCGCGCGAGAAGGCCTGCGAGAACCCCGGCAGCGCCTGCCATGGAGATGCCTGTCCGCTTGCGTGCGGCTTCTACGACCGCCTGCCCGATGCGCGCGCGGACGCGCTCGCCGAGCCCGCGCAACTGCTCGATCAGGAGAGTGTGCGATCGGTCGCGCTGGTGCATGGCATCTGCCCGTATTACCTGTCGCAGGAGCTGGCGCGCTGGGTCGATGTGGTGGTGGGCGACTACAACTATTTCTTCGATTTTGGCGGTTTGCTGCATGCGCTCACCCAGGCCAACGACTGGAGCGTGGCCCTGCTGGTGGACGAGGCGCACAACCTCATGGACCGTGCGCGCGGCATGTACAGCGCCACGCTGTCCCCGCAGGCGCTCAAGCTTGCATCGCAATCCGCCACTGCGGAATCCGCGCCGCGCGTGAAGAAGGCGCTCTCTGCGGTCAAGCGCCAATGGAGCGCGCTGAACAAGGAGCAGGCCGACGACTACGCGGTGCATGAGGCCTTTCCGCCCAAGCTGCTCAACGCGCTGACGCAGTGCATGCAGGCCATCGGCGAGCATTTCGCGGACCATCCCGACACGCTGGACGCCGACGTGCAGGCGTTTCAGTGGGAAGTGCTGCAGGTGCAGCGCCTGCTCGAGAGCTTCGGCGAGCATTCAATCATCGACACCCAGCGCCAACGAGGCCCGCAGGCCAAACAGGGCGATACCGACATCAGCGTGCGCAACATCGTGCCCGCGCCGTATCTGGCAGAGCGCTGGGCCAAGGTGCATGCGGCCACGCTGTTCTCCGCGACGCTCACGCCCATGCAGTTCCACGCCGATCTGCTGGGGCTGCCCGAGCCGCACGCCACGCTCGACGTGGGCTCGCCGTTTCGCGCCGAGCAGCTGTCGGTGCAGGTGGCGCGGCACATCTCCACGCGCTATGCCCACCGCAGCGCGTCCATCGCGCCGATGGTGCAGCTCATGGCTGCGCAGTTCGCCGAGCGGCCCGGCAACTATCTGGCGTTTTTCAGCAGCTACGAGTATCTGGAGCAGGCGGCCGACGCGCTCGCGCGCCAGCACCCGGAGATCACGCTTTGGCGCCAGTCGCGCCGCATGGGCGAGGCGCAGCAGCGCGAGTTTCTGCAGCAGTTCACAGAGCGCAGCCAGGGCATCGGCTTTGCTGTGCTGGGCGGCGCGTTCGCCGAGGGCATAGACCTGCCCGGCAAGCGCCTGATCGGCGCGTTTCTTGCCACGCTGGGCTTGCCGCAGTTCAATCCGGTGAACGAGCAGATCAGCGCGCGCATGGAGCGACTGTTCGCCGGGCGGGGATACGACTATGCGTATCTCTATCCGGGCCTGCAGAAGGTGGTGCAGGCGGCGGGGCGGGTGATCCGCACGCCGCAGGACGAGGGCGTGGTGCATCTGATCGACGACCGTTTTGCAAGGGCCGAAGTGCGCAGGCTGCTGCCCGCGTGGTGGCACATCGACGCTGTTTGA